In Aedes albopictus strain Foshan chromosome 3, AalbF5, whole genome shotgun sequence, the following are encoded in one genomic region:
- the LOC134291337 gene encoding protein lethal(2)essential for life-like, with protein sequence MYYRAVHTAVAMINFSKSLTFRGLVVYDLDLGKFRRLSLGSVIEFKRNYRRFPSTIVHYSIAACQDFGSTIHADKVKFQINLDVQQLRYFGEGLRPSLRQRIIIIEGDTSRSRTIMDTYISQYFIQRYSLPPELDFNQINSSISSHGILTISAPKRAVADAEGHKSIPIVQTGQPLKRISVDHVKKESITHKS encoded by the exons acgtttcgtggccttgttgtttacgatttggacttgggAAAATTTCGTCGGCTTTCCTTAGGCAGTGTGATTGAATTCAAAAG gaattatcggCGGTTCCCGTCTACAATCGTCCATTACAGTATCGCTGCCTGTCAGGACTTCGGATCGACGATTCACGCCGACAAGGTCAAGTTCCAAATCAACTTGGATGTGCAGCAACTTAGATATTTTGGTGAAGGCCTTCGACCAAGCCTCCGACaacgcatcatcatcatcgagggGGACACATCAAGAAGCAGGACGATTATGGATACCTACATCTCCCAATACTTCATTCAGCGCTACTCCCTTCCACCGGAACTCGATTTCAACCAGATCAATTCGTCGATTTCGTCGCACGGCATCTTGACGATTTCGGCTCCGAAGAGGGCAGTTGCGGATGCGGAAGGCCACAAGTCGATTCCGATCGTTCAGACAGGCCAACCGCTGAAGAGAATCAGTGTCGATCACGTAAAGAAGGAGAGCATAACCCACAAATCTTAG